The following proteins are encoded in a genomic region of Sesamum indicum cultivar Zhongzhi No. 13 linkage group LG8, S_indicum_v1.0, whole genome shotgun sequence:
- the LOC105168470 gene encoding uncharacterized protein LOC105168470 → MLDHRIFILTRNYRHDKICITSTKGYSSVGRESSSKDVADIGAAEDEKDVGWLQLSIGGGGHELKQDLMSDQTSLKNDNGSSLVELELMPTSSSHSQMIRPLGPMPEFRAPRPVMNFAGFSPSYFLQQQHHQGSSSSHYFPPHQEINWAFRPIPISIAAAASSSSSSSSFSSPSPLMAAAPSASYFARPFQLYAGVDMAPVGPPGVDFRVVQPPRRPHSGVWFMLQASQNQEKEPFLPQISKSYLRIKDGRMTIRLVIKYLVNKLRLENESEIEIRCKGQRLLPFLTLQHVRDNIWSNNPRDFITLLPNSSTTHHIMVLHYGRINASN, encoded by the exons ATGTTGGATCATAGAATATTCATCTTGACAAGAAATTATAGACATGATAAAATATGCATCACAAGCACTAAGGGCTATAGCTCAGTTGGTAGGGAGTCGAGCTCCAAGGATGTGGCGGATATCGGTGCAGCGGAGGACGAGAAGGACGTCGGGTGGCTACAGCTGAGCATCGGTGGTGGCGGCCACGAATTAAAGCAAGATCTCATGAGCGATCAAACGTCACTGAAAAATGACAACGGGTCAAGTCTGGTGGAGCTTGAACTCATGCCTACTAGTAGTAGTCATTCGCAAATGATAAGGCCATTAGGCCCTATGCCCGAATTTCGAGCCCCGAGGCCAGTAATGAATTTCGCAGGGTTTAGTCCATCATACTTCTTGCAACAACAACATCATCAAGGGAGTAGTAGTTCCCATTACTTCCCCCCACATCAAGAAATTAACTGGGCATTTAGGCCTATCCCGATTAGTATAGCCGCAGCAGCGTCTTCGTCTTCGTCTTCATCCTCGTTTTCATCTCCGTCTCCTCTAATGGCGGCGGCCCCATCGGCCTCTTATTTCGCACGGCCGTTTCAACTCTATGCTGGGGTGGATATGGCGCCCGTGGGGCCACCCGGCGTGGATTTCAGAGTCGTTCAACCTCCTAGGAGGCCGCATTCCGGCGTATGGTTCATGCTCCAAGCATCACAAAATCA AGAAAAAGAACCATTTTTGCCGCAGATATCCAAGAGCTACTTGAGAATCAA ggaCGGGAGGATGACAATACGACTGGTTATAAAGTACTTGGTTAACAAGCTTAGGCTGGAAAACGAATCAGAG attgAGATAAGATGCAAAGGGCAAAGGCTTCTACCTTTCTTGACATTGCAGCATGTAAGAGATAACATATGGAGTAATAATCCAAGGGATTTCATCACTTTGCTTCCCAATTCCTCCACTACCCATCACATTATGGTGCTTCACTATGGTAGAATTAATgcttctaattaa
- the LOC105168471 gene encoding ankyrin repeat and SAM domain-containing protein 6-like gives MATEHQPPDSQISTIPPPTATTTAPTPDPPPLDHPAPTTTAATNPPKRQRRPSVRLGEIGGDPPYEAHQRRPNKTWRFHKDPSFAAKTSKTRPLTNLVNGGGGGGGGGDSNFQDSVELSENYVDFTHRKPKIKKPTKRARTNWNKFDSTAVNNGGGGGGAGLIESTNFSPEENENNNEVFREFDADGSESPLLKEQRSPINSVENMGLQFWDQQRRASRARASESNGVHHNEVNSPEKHNEGNVGVREWLIGLGLVRYAPVFEIHEVDDEVLPMLTLEDLKDMGINAVGSRRKMYSAILKLRKGFS, from the coding sequence ATGGCAACAGAGCATCAGCCGCCGGACTCCCAAATCTCCACCATCCCACCACCCACCGCCACTACCACCGCCCCCACTCCGGACCCACCCCCCCTCGACCACCCCGCACccaccaccaccgccgccACTAACCCCCCTAAACGACAGCGCCGCCCCAGCGTCCGCCTCGGGGAGATCGGAGGCGACCCACCGTATGAAGCTCACCAGCGAAGGCCCAACAAAACGTGGCGCTTTCACAAAGACCCGTCTTTTGCTGCTAAAACCTCCAAAACACGCCCCCTGACCAACCTTGTCAACGGAGGAGGCGGAGGCGGGGGCGGAGGCGACTCCAATTTCCAAGATTCCGTTGAGCTCTCTGAGAATTATGTGGATTTCACTCACCGGAAGCCGAAAATCAAGAAGCCCACAAAAAGGGCTCGCACCAATTGGAATAAATTTGACTCGACCGCCGTTAATAATGGAGGTGGCGGTGGAGGAGCAGGATTAATTGAGAGCACAAATTTTTCACCggaagaaaatgagaataataaTGAAGTTTTCCGGGAGTTCGACGCTGACGGTTCTGAGAGCCCTTTGCTAAAAGAGCAGCGAAGCCCAATTAATTCTGTAGAGAACATGGGTTTACAGTTTTGGGATCAACAGAGAAGGGCAAGTCGAGCCCGGGCTTCCGAAAGCAATGGAGTGCATCATAATGAGGTTAATTCGCCGGAGAAGCATAATGAAGGGAATGTCGGGGTGAGAGAGTGGTTAATTGGATTGGGGTTGGTGAGATACGCCCCCGTCTTCGAGATACATGAGGTGGACGATGAAGTTTTACCAATGCTAACGTTGGAGGACCTTAAGGACATGGGAATCAATGCAGTTGGTTCGCGGAGGAAAATGTATTCGGCCATTCTCAAGCTGCGGAAAGGGTTTTCGTGA